A portion of the Phyllopteryx taeniolatus isolate TA_2022b chromosome 15, UOR_Ptae_1.2, whole genome shotgun sequence genome contains these proteins:
- the c15h2orf42 gene encoding uncharacterized protein C2orf42 homolog isoform X2, with protein sequence MRVLGCKEQWRRSSYRGGSNGARFDQREASRNPNTSLLTNQKMEGASPPIVPSLSAAPLAAKQRDVRTKAAGCAVTPAFLSNLGRATLRGIRKCPSCGTYNGTRGLSCKNKVCGISLRNASSGARAGRKGSVEVVRVIIDSEEPDRKEPDDDDDGGGGVQVFSVCHRGRGSAQLGFVELAPTDATISTGERDPLFSQINMGRCFMPACGQGSRSDRSEPSAPDTLCVHIKSAIECRRSAAPLSVKSSMLEGLTVSMWAKEELWSLATESPGPLVQRVSGDTLVVKCRPDSAHPLGLLHLTAGGSRGTSDVAKGGGRAREAVATQRQAAFHCACRPRKAEALCANDDSDPSHPCLHFYACVCAFASDEKLALEFADFINSATSGVLPTPTGRVLVPCDRPAPLPTEPVRSLHKAKKPRLDEALAGGGQAADEASVSMGFRQWLAGVTERIQQTMHYQFDGKPEPLVYHIPQHFFNALQHRLSLGSKRRLPDFTTVLVGNDGIPQGSFSKYIWHITNLAQVKRIFDTPELQLELTQSFVRNVDGSYSRFNCPQPLPESEPPDAIRTDRTLPIRPMELRTFLKVGPGSDDPNDPGPLVIEWRPDVLPRCHVGELRILYQFGHQQSGQQLECREKDSHGTSGCVKRVFTVYR encoded by the exons ATGCGGGTGTTGGGATGTAAGGAGCAATGGCGACGGTCGAGCTACCGTGGAGGAAGTAATGGAGCTCGGTTTGACCAAAGAGAAGCTTCCCGG AATCCAAACACCTCCCTCTTGACCAATCAGAAAATGGAGGGCGCGTCCCCACCGATCGTCCCGTCACTGTCTGCTGCTCCGCTTGCCGCCAAACAGAGAGACGTTCGCACCAAAGCAGCGGGGTGCGCCGTGACCCCGGCCTTCCTCTCCAATCTGGGGAGGGCCACCCTGCGCGGCATACGAAAGTGTCCAAGCTGTGGCACCTACAACGGCACCAGGGGGCTCAGCTGCAAGAACAAGGTGTGCGGGATATCACTCCGGAACGCCTCCTCGGGTGCCAGGGCGGGCCGGAAGGGCAGCGTGGAGGTGGTCCGAGTGATCATCGACAGCGAGGAGCCCGACAGGAAGGAGCcggatgacgacgacgacggagGCGGCGGCGTTCAG GTGTTTTCCGTCTGTCACCGAGGACGAGGATCCGCCCAGCTGGGCTTTGTGGAGCTGGCCCCCACCGACGCCACCATCTCCACAGGCGAGCGGGACCCCCTGTTCTCTCAGATCAACATGGGCCGCTGCTTCATGCCGGCCTGCGGGCAGGGTTCCAGGTCCGACCGATCTGAGCCTAGTGCACCCGACACACTCTGCGTCCACATCAAGTCCGCCATCGAGTGCCGTCGCTCGGCCGCCCCTCTCAGCGTcaagagctccatgctggaggGGCTGACAGTCTCCATGTGGGCCAAAGAGGAGCTGTGGAGCCTGGCCACCGAGTCCCCGGGGCCCTTGGTGCAGAGGGTGTCCGGGGACACGCTGGTGGTCAAGTGCCGCCCGGATTCCGCGCACCCCCTGGGCCTCCTGCACCTGACCGCCGGTGGCAGCAGGGGAACGTCCGATGTGGCGAAAGGCGGCGGGAGGGCCCGGGAGGCGGTCGCGACACAGCGGCAGGCGGCGTTTCACTGCGCCTGCCGCCCGCGGAAGGCCGAGGCGTTGTGTGCTAACGACGACTCGGACCCTTCGCACCCCTGCCTGCACTTCTACGCCTGCGTGTGCGCTTTCGCCAGCGATGAGAAACTAGCGTTGGAGTTTGCCGACTTTATCAACTCAGCGACAAGTG GCGTTCTACCAACCCCAACCGGCAGAGTCCTCGTTCCTTGCGATAGGCCTGCTCCACTGCCCACGGAACCGGTCAGATCCCTTCACAAAGCCAAGAAACCGCGCCTGGATGAAGCTCTTGCGG GTGGCGGTCAAGCGGCAGACGAGGCCTCCGTGTCCATGGGTTTCCGTCAGTGGCTTGCCGGCGTCACCGAGCGGATCCAGCAGACCATGCACTACCAATTTGACG GAAAACCCGAGCCTCTGGTGTACCATATTCCGCAGCACTTCTTCAACGCCCTGCAGCATCGCCTGTCGCTGGGTTCCAAGAGGCGGCTGCCCGACTTCACCACAG TGCTGGTAGGAAACGACGGCATCCCTCAGGGCTCCTTCTCCAAATACATATGGCACATCACCAACCTCGCGCAGGTCAAACGCATTTTTGACACACCCGAG TTGCAGCTGGAGCTCACTCAGAGTTTCGTCCGGAACGTGGACGGTTCCTACTCCCGCTTTAACTGTCCTCAACCTCTGCCCGAATCCGAGCCACCAGACGCGATCAGGACGGATCGGACGCTACCCATTCGTCCCATGGAGCTCCGGACGTTCCTCAAAGTTG GGCCCGGCTCGGACGACCCGAACGACCCCGGCCCCTTGGTCATCGAGTGGCGCCCCGACGTGCTACCGCGCTGCCACGTGGGTGAGCTGCGGATCCTCTACCAGTTCGGACACCAGCAGAGCGGACAGCAGCTGGAATGTCGGGAGAAAGACAGTCATGGCACGTCAGGATGCGTCAAAA gGGTTTTTACAGTCTACAGataa
- the c15h2orf42 gene encoding uncharacterized protein C2orf42 homolog isoform X1, whose product MRVLGCKEQWRRSSYRGGSNGARFDQREASRNPNTSLLTNQKMEGASPPIVPSLSAAPLAAKQRDVRTKAAGCAVTPAFLSNLGRATLRGIRKCPSCGTYNGTRGLSCKNKVCGISLRNASSGARAGRKGSVEVVRVIIDSEEPDRKEPDDDDDGGGGVQVFSVCHRGRGSAQLGFVELAPTDATISTGERDPLFSQINMGRCFMPACGQGSRSDRSEPSAPDTLCVHIKSAIECRRSAAPLSVKSSMLEGLTVSMWAKEELWSLATESPGPLVQRVSGDTLVVKCRPDSAHPLGLLHLTAGGSRGTSDVAKGGGRAREAVATQRQAAFHCACRPRKAEALCANDDSDPSHPCLHFYACVCAFASDEKLALEFADFINSATSGVLPTPTGRVLVPCDRPAPLPTEPVRSLHKAKKPRLDEALAGGGQAADEASVSMGFRQWLAGVTERIQQTMHYQFDGKPEPLVYHIPQHFFNALQHRLSLGSKRRLPDFTTVLVGNDGIPQGSFSKYIWHITNLAQVKRIFDTPELQLELTQSFVRNVDGSYSRFNCPQPLPESEPPDAIRTDRTLPIRPMELRTFLKVGPGSDDPNDPGPLVIEWRPDVLPRCHVGELRILYQFGHQQSGQQLECREKDSHGTSGCVKSEPPSSTCNM is encoded by the exons ATGCGGGTGTTGGGATGTAAGGAGCAATGGCGACGGTCGAGCTACCGTGGAGGAAGTAATGGAGCTCGGTTTGACCAAAGAGAAGCTTCCCGG AATCCAAACACCTCCCTCTTGACCAATCAGAAAATGGAGGGCGCGTCCCCACCGATCGTCCCGTCACTGTCTGCTGCTCCGCTTGCCGCCAAACAGAGAGACGTTCGCACCAAAGCAGCGGGGTGCGCCGTGACCCCGGCCTTCCTCTCCAATCTGGGGAGGGCCACCCTGCGCGGCATACGAAAGTGTCCAAGCTGTGGCACCTACAACGGCACCAGGGGGCTCAGCTGCAAGAACAAGGTGTGCGGGATATCACTCCGGAACGCCTCCTCGGGTGCCAGGGCGGGCCGGAAGGGCAGCGTGGAGGTGGTCCGAGTGATCATCGACAGCGAGGAGCCCGACAGGAAGGAGCcggatgacgacgacgacggagGCGGCGGCGTTCAG GTGTTTTCCGTCTGTCACCGAGGACGAGGATCCGCCCAGCTGGGCTTTGTGGAGCTGGCCCCCACCGACGCCACCATCTCCACAGGCGAGCGGGACCCCCTGTTCTCTCAGATCAACATGGGCCGCTGCTTCATGCCGGCCTGCGGGCAGGGTTCCAGGTCCGACCGATCTGAGCCTAGTGCACCCGACACACTCTGCGTCCACATCAAGTCCGCCATCGAGTGCCGTCGCTCGGCCGCCCCTCTCAGCGTcaagagctccatgctggaggGGCTGACAGTCTCCATGTGGGCCAAAGAGGAGCTGTGGAGCCTGGCCACCGAGTCCCCGGGGCCCTTGGTGCAGAGGGTGTCCGGGGACACGCTGGTGGTCAAGTGCCGCCCGGATTCCGCGCACCCCCTGGGCCTCCTGCACCTGACCGCCGGTGGCAGCAGGGGAACGTCCGATGTGGCGAAAGGCGGCGGGAGGGCCCGGGAGGCGGTCGCGACACAGCGGCAGGCGGCGTTTCACTGCGCCTGCCGCCCGCGGAAGGCCGAGGCGTTGTGTGCTAACGACGACTCGGACCCTTCGCACCCCTGCCTGCACTTCTACGCCTGCGTGTGCGCTTTCGCCAGCGATGAGAAACTAGCGTTGGAGTTTGCCGACTTTATCAACTCAGCGACAAGTG GCGTTCTACCAACCCCAACCGGCAGAGTCCTCGTTCCTTGCGATAGGCCTGCTCCACTGCCCACGGAACCGGTCAGATCCCTTCACAAAGCCAAGAAACCGCGCCTGGATGAAGCTCTTGCGG GTGGCGGTCAAGCGGCAGACGAGGCCTCCGTGTCCATGGGTTTCCGTCAGTGGCTTGCCGGCGTCACCGAGCGGATCCAGCAGACCATGCACTACCAATTTGACG GAAAACCCGAGCCTCTGGTGTACCATATTCCGCAGCACTTCTTCAACGCCCTGCAGCATCGCCTGTCGCTGGGTTCCAAGAGGCGGCTGCCCGACTTCACCACAG TGCTGGTAGGAAACGACGGCATCCCTCAGGGCTCCTTCTCCAAATACATATGGCACATCACCAACCTCGCGCAGGTCAAACGCATTTTTGACACACCCGAG TTGCAGCTGGAGCTCACTCAGAGTTTCGTCCGGAACGTGGACGGTTCCTACTCCCGCTTTAACTGTCCTCAACCTCTGCCCGAATCCGAGCCACCAGACGCGATCAGGACGGATCGGACGCTACCCATTCGTCCCATGGAGCTCCGGACGTTCCTCAAAGTTG GGCCCGGCTCGGACGACCCGAACGACCCCGGCCCCTTGGTCATCGAGTGGCGCCCCGACGTGCTACCGCGCTGCCACGTGGGTGAGCTGCGGATCCTCTACCAGTTCGGACACCAGCAGAGCGGACAGCAGCTGGAATGTCGGGAGAAAGACAGTCATGGCACGTCAGGATGCGTCAAAAGTGAGCCTCCGTCATCTACATGTAATATGTAA
- the c15h2orf42 gene encoding uncharacterized protein C2orf42 homolog isoform X3 translates to MRVLGCKEQWRRSSYRGGSNGARFDQREASRKMEGASPPIVPSLSAAPLAAKQRDVRTKAAGCAVTPAFLSNLGRATLRGIRKCPSCGTYNGTRGLSCKNKVCGISLRNASSGARAGRKGSVEVVRVIIDSEEPDRKEPDDDDDGGGGVQVFSVCHRGRGSAQLGFVELAPTDATISTGERDPLFSQINMGRCFMPACGQGSRSDRSEPSAPDTLCVHIKSAIECRRSAAPLSVKSSMLEGLTVSMWAKEELWSLATESPGPLVQRVSGDTLVVKCRPDSAHPLGLLHLTAGGSRGTSDVAKGGGRAREAVATQRQAAFHCACRPRKAEALCANDDSDPSHPCLHFYACVCAFASDEKLALEFADFINSATSGVLPTPTGRVLVPCDRPAPLPTEPVRSLHKAKKPRLDEALAGGGQAADEASVSMGFRQWLAGVTERIQQTMHYQFDGKPEPLVYHIPQHFFNALQHRLSLGSKRRLPDFTTVLVGNDGIPQGSFSKYIWHITNLAQVKRIFDTPELQLELTQSFVRNVDGSYSRFNCPQPLPESEPPDAIRTDRTLPIRPMELRTFLKVGPGSDDPNDPGPLVIEWRPDVLPRCHVGELRILYQFGHQQSGQQLECREKDSHGTSGCVKSEPPSSTCNM, encoded by the exons ATGCGGGTGTTGGGATGTAAGGAGCAATGGCGACGGTCGAGCTACCGTGGAGGAAGTAATGGAGCTCGGTTTGACCAAAGAGAAGCTTCCCGG AAAATGGAGGGCGCGTCCCCACCGATCGTCCCGTCACTGTCTGCTGCTCCGCTTGCCGCCAAACAGAGAGACGTTCGCACCAAAGCAGCGGGGTGCGCCGTGACCCCGGCCTTCCTCTCCAATCTGGGGAGGGCCACCCTGCGCGGCATACGAAAGTGTCCAAGCTGTGGCACCTACAACGGCACCAGGGGGCTCAGCTGCAAGAACAAGGTGTGCGGGATATCACTCCGGAACGCCTCCTCGGGTGCCAGGGCGGGCCGGAAGGGCAGCGTGGAGGTGGTCCGAGTGATCATCGACAGCGAGGAGCCCGACAGGAAGGAGCcggatgacgacgacgacggagGCGGCGGCGTTCAG GTGTTTTCCGTCTGTCACCGAGGACGAGGATCCGCCCAGCTGGGCTTTGTGGAGCTGGCCCCCACCGACGCCACCATCTCCACAGGCGAGCGGGACCCCCTGTTCTCTCAGATCAACATGGGCCGCTGCTTCATGCCGGCCTGCGGGCAGGGTTCCAGGTCCGACCGATCTGAGCCTAGTGCACCCGACACACTCTGCGTCCACATCAAGTCCGCCATCGAGTGCCGTCGCTCGGCCGCCCCTCTCAGCGTcaagagctccatgctggaggGGCTGACAGTCTCCATGTGGGCCAAAGAGGAGCTGTGGAGCCTGGCCACCGAGTCCCCGGGGCCCTTGGTGCAGAGGGTGTCCGGGGACACGCTGGTGGTCAAGTGCCGCCCGGATTCCGCGCACCCCCTGGGCCTCCTGCACCTGACCGCCGGTGGCAGCAGGGGAACGTCCGATGTGGCGAAAGGCGGCGGGAGGGCCCGGGAGGCGGTCGCGACACAGCGGCAGGCGGCGTTTCACTGCGCCTGCCGCCCGCGGAAGGCCGAGGCGTTGTGTGCTAACGACGACTCGGACCCTTCGCACCCCTGCCTGCACTTCTACGCCTGCGTGTGCGCTTTCGCCAGCGATGAGAAACTAGCGTTGGAGTTTGCCGACTTTATCAACTCAGCGACAAGTG GCGTTCTACCAACCCCAACCGGCAGAGTCCTCGTTCCTTGCGATAGGCCTGCTCCACTGCCCACGGAACCGGTCAGATCCCTTCACAAAGCCAAGAAACCGCGCCTGGATGAAGCTCTTGCGG GTGGCGGTCAAGCGGCAGACGAGGCCTCCGTGTCCATGGGTTTCCGTCAGTGGCTTGCCGGCGTCACCGAGCGGATCCAGCAGACCATGCACTACCAATTTGACG GAAAACCCGAGCCTCTGGTGTACCATATTCCGCAGCACTTCTTCAACGCCCTGCAGCATCGCCTGTCGCTGGGTTCCAAGAGGCGGCTGCCCGACTTCACCACAG TGCTGGTAGGAAACGACGGCATCCCTCAGGGCTCCTTCTCCAAATACATATGGCACATCACCAACCTCGCGCAGGTCAAACGCATTTTTGACACACCCGAG TTGCAGCTGGAGCTCACTCAGAGTTTCGTCCGGAACGTGGACGGTTCCTACTCCCGCTTTAACTGTCCTCAACCTCTGCCCGAATCCGAGCCACCAGACGCGATCAGGACGGATCGGACGCTACCCATTCGTCCCATGGAGCTCCGGACGTTCCTCAAAGTTG GGCCCGGCTCGGACGACCCGAACGACCCCGGCCCCTTGGTCATCGAGTGGCGCCCCGACGTGCTACCGCGCTGCCACGTGGGTGAGCTGCGGATCCTCTACCAGTTCGGACACCAGCAGAGCGGACAGCAGCTGGAATGTCGGGAGAAAGACAGTCATGGCACGTCAGGATGCGTCAAAAGTGAGCCTCCGTCATCTACATGTAATATGTAA
- the c15h2orf42 gene encoding uncharacterized protein C2orf42 homolog isoform X4, producing the protein MNPNTSLLTNQKMEGASPPIVPSLSAAPLAAKQRDVRTKAAGCAVTPAFLSNLGRATLRGIRKCPSCGTYNGTRGLSCKNKVCGISLRNASSGARAGRKGSVEVVRVIIDSEEPDRKEPDDDDDGGGGVQVFSVCHRGRGSAQLGFVELAPTDATISTGERDPLFSQINMGRCFMPACGQGSRSDRSEPSAPDTLCVHIKSAIECRRSAAPLSVKSSMLEGLTVSMWAKEELWSLATESPGPLVQRVSGDTLVVKCRPDSAHPLGLLHLTAGGSRGTSDVAKGGGRAREAVATQRQAAFHCACRPRKAEALCANDDSDPSHPCLHFYACVCAFASDEKLALEFADFINSATSGVLPTPTGRVLVPCDRPAPLPTEPVRSLHKAKKPRLDEALAGGGQAADEASVSMGFRQWLAGVTERIQQTMHYQFDGKPEPLVYHIPQHFFNALQHRLSLGSKRRLPDFTTVLVGNDGIPQGSFSKYIWHITNLAQVKRIFDTPELQLELTQSFVRNVDGSYSRFNCPQPLPESEPPDAIRTDRTLPIRPMELRTFLKVGPGSDDPNDPGPLVIEWRPDVLPRCHVGELRILYQFGHQQSGQQLECREKDSHGTSGCVKSEPPSSTCNM; encoded by the exons ATG AATCCAAACACCTCCCTCTTGACCAATCAGAAAATGGAGGGCGCGTCCCCACCGATCGTCCCGTCACTGTCTGCTGCTCCGCTTGCCGCCAAACAGAGAGACGTTCGCACCAAAGCAGCGGGGTGCGCCGTGACCCCGGCCTTCCTCTCCAATCTGGGGAGGGCCACCCTGCGCGGCATACGAAAGTGTCCAAGCTGTGGCACCTACAACGGCACCAGGGGGCTCAGCTGCAAGAACAAGGTGTGCGGGATATCACTCCGGAACGCCTCCTCGGGTGCCAGGGCGGGCCGGAAGGGCAGCGTGGAGGTGGTCCGAGTGATCATCGACAGCGAGGAGCCCGACAGGAAGGAGCcggatgacgacgacgacggagGCGGCGGCGTTCAG GTGTTTTCCGTCTGTCACCGAGGACGAGGATCCGCCCAGCTGGGCTTTGTGGAGCTGGCCCCCACCGACGCCACCATCTCCACAGGCGAGCGGGACCCCCTGTTCTCTCAGATCAACATGGGCCGCTGCTTCATGCCGGCCTGCGGGCAGGGTTCCAGGTCCGACCGATCTGAGCCTAGTGCACCCGACACACTCTGCGTCCACATCAAGTCCGCCATCGAGTGCCGTCGCTCGGCCGCCCCTCTCAGCGTcaagagctccatgctggaggGGCTGACAGTCTCCATGTGGGCCAAAGAGGAGCTGTGGAGCCTGGCCACCGAGTCCCCGGGGCCCTTGGTGCAGAGGGTGTCCGGGGACACGCTGGTGGTCAAGTGCCGCCCGGATTCCGCGCACCCCCTGGGCCTCCTGCACCTGACCGCCGGTGGCAGCAGGGGAACGTCCGATGTGGCGAAAGGCGGCGGGAGGGCCCGGGAGGCGGTCGCGACACAGCGGCAGGCGGCGTTTCACTGCGCCTGCCGCCCGCGGAAGGCCGAGGCGTTGTGTGCTAACGACGACTCGGACCCTTCGCACCCCTGCCTGCACTTCTACGCCTGCGTGTGCGCTTTCGCCAGCGATGAGAAACTAGCGTTGGAGTTTGCCGACTTTATCAACTCAGCGACAAGTG GCGTTCTACCAACCCCAACCGGCAGAGTCCTCGTTCCTTGCGATAGGCCTGCTCCACTGCCCACGGAACCGGTCAGATCCCTTCACAAAGCCAAGAAACCGCGCCTGGATGAAGCTCTTGCGG GTGGCGGTCAAGCGGCAGACGAGGCCTCCGTGTCCATGGGTTTCCGTCAGTGGCTTGCCGGCGTCACCGAGCGGATCCAGCAGACCATGCACTACCAATTTGACG GAAAACCCGAGCCTCTGGTGTACCATATTCCGCAGCACTTCTTCAACGCCCTGCAGCATCGCCTGTCGCTGGGTTCCAAGAGGCGGCTGCCCGACTTCACCACAG TGCTGGTAGGAAACGACGGCATCCCTCAGGGCTCCTTCTCCAAATACATATGGCACATCACCAACCTCGCGCAGGTCAAACGCATTTTTGACACACCCGAG TTGCAGCTGGAGCTCACTCAGAGTTTCGTCCGGAACGTGGACGGTTCCTACTCCCGCTTTAACTGTCCTCAACCTCTGCCCGAATCCGAGCCACCAGACGCGATCAGGACGGATCGGACGCTACCCATTCGTCCCATGGAGCTCCGGACGTTCCTCAAAGTTG GGCCCGGCTCGGACGACCCGAACGACCCCGGCCCCTTGGTCATCGAGTGGCGCCCCGACGTGCTACCGCGCTGCCACGTGGGTGAGCTGCGGATCCTCTACCAGTTCGGACACCAGCAGAGCGGACAGCAGCTGGAATGTCGGGAGAAAGACAGTCATGGCACGTCAGGATGCGTCAAAAGTGAGCCTCCGTCATCTACATGTAATATGTAA
- the c15h2orf42 gene encoding uncharacterized protein C2orf42 homolog isoform X5, with protein MKMEGASPPIVPSLSAAPLAAKQRDVRTKAAGCAVTPAFLSNLGRATLRGIRKCPSCGTYNGTRGLSCKNKVCGISLRNASSGARAGRKGSVEVVRVIIDSEEPDRKEPDDDDDGGGGVQVFSVCHRGRGSAQLGFVELAPTDATISTGERDPLFSQINMGRCFMPACGQGSRSDRSEPSAPDTLCVHIKSAIECRRSAAPLSVKSSMLEGLTVSMWAKEELWSLATESPGPLVQRVSGDTLVVKCRPDSAHPLGLLHLTAGGSRGTSDVAKGGGRAREAVATQRQAAFHCACRPRKAEALCANDDSDPSHPCLHFYACVCAFASDEKLALEFADFINSATSGVLPTPTGRVLVPCDRPAPLPTEPVRSLHKAKKPRLDEALAGGGQAADEASVSMGFRQWLAGVTERIQQTMHYQFDGKPEPLVYHIPQHFFNALQHRLSLGSKRRLPDFTTVLVGNDGIPQGSFSKYIWHITNLAQVKRIFDTPELQLELTQSFVRNVDGSYSRFNCPQPLPESEPPDAIRTDRTLPIRPMELRTFLKVGPGSDDPNDPGPLVIEWRPDVLPRCHVGELRILYQFGHQQSGQQLECREKDSHGTSGCVKSEPPSSTCNM; from the exons ATG AAAATGGAGGGCGCGTCCCCACCGATCGTCCCGTCACTGTCTGCTGCTCCGCTTGCCGCCAAACAGAGAGACGTTCGCACCAAAGCAGCGGGGTGCGCCGTGACCCCGGCCTTCCTCTCCAATCTGGGGAGGGCCACCCTGCGCGGCATACGAAAGTGTCCAAGCTGTGGCACCTACAACGGCACCAGGGGGCTCAGCTGCAAGAACAAGGTGTGCGGGATATCACTCCGGAACGCCTCCTCGGGTGCCAGGGCGGGCCGGAAGGGCAGCGTGGAGGTGGTCCGAGTGATCATCGACAGCGAGGAGCCCGACAGGAAGGAGCcggatgacgacgacgacggagGCGGCGGCGTTCAG GTGTTTTCCGTCTGTCACCGAGGACGAGGATCCGCCCAGCTGGGCTTTGTGGAGCTGGCCCCCACCGACGCCACCATCTCCACAGGCGAGCGGGACCCCCTGTTCTCTCAGATCAACATGGGCCGCTGCTTCATGCCGGCCTGCGGGCAGGGTTCCAGGTCCGACCGATCTGAGCCTAGTGCACCCGACACACTCTGCGTCCACATCAAGTCCGCCATCGAGTGCCGTCGCTCGGCCGCCCCTCTCAGCGTcaagagctccatgctggaggGGCTGACAGTCTCCATGTGGGCCAAAGAGGAGCTGTGGAGCCTGGCCACCGAGTCCCCGGGGCCCTTGGTGCAGAGGGTGTCCGGGGACACGCTGGTGGTCAAGTGCCGCCCGGATTCCGCGCACCCCCTGGGCCTCCTGCACCTGACCGCCGGTGGCAGCAGGGGAACGTCCGATGTGGCGAAAGGCGGCGGGAGGGCCCGGGAGGCGGTCGCGACACAGCGGCAGGCGGCGTTTCACTGCGCCTGCCGCCCGCGGAAGGCCGAGGCGTTGTGTGCTAACGACGACTCGGACCCTTCGCACCCCTGCCTGCACTTCTACGCCTGCGTGTGCGCTTTCGCCAGCGATGAGAAACTAGCGTTGGAGTTTGCCGACTTTATCAACTCAGCGACAAGTG GCGTTCTACCAACCCCAACCGGCAGAGTCCTCGTTCCTTGCGATAGGCCTGCTCCACTGCCCACGGAACCGGTCAGATCCCTTCACAAAGCCAAGAAACCGCGCCTGGATGAAGCTCTTGCGG GTGGCGGTCAAGCGGCAGACGAGGCCTCCGTGTCCATGGGTTTCCGTCAGTGGCTTGCCGGCGTCACCGAGCGGATCCAGCAGACCATGCACTACCAATTTGACG GAAAACCCGAGCCTCTGGTGTACCATATTCCGCAGCACTTCTTCAACGCCCTGCAGCATCGCCTGTCGCTGGGTTCCAAGAGGCGGCTGCCCGACTTCACCACAG TGCTGGTAGGAAACGACGGCATCCCTCAGGGCTCCTTCTCCAAATACATATGGCACATCACCAACCTCGCGCAGGTCAAACGCATTTTTGACACACCCGAG TTGCAGCTGGAGCTCACTCAGAGTTTCGTCCGGAACGTGGACGGTTCCTACTCCCGCTTTAACTGTCCTCAACCTCTGCCCGAATCCGAGCCACCAGACGCGATCAGGACGGATCGGACGCTACCCATTCGTCCCATGGAGCTCCGGACGTTCCTCAAAGTTG GGCCCGGCTCGGACGACCCGAACGACCCCGGCCCCTTGGTCATCGAGTGGCGCCCCGACGTGCTACCGCGCTGCCACGTGGGTGAGCTGCGGATCCTCTACCAGTTCGGACACCAGCAGAGCGGACAGCAGCTGGAATGTCGGGAGAAAGACAGTCATGGCACGTCAGGATGCGTCAAAAGTGAGCCTCCGTCATCTACATGTAATATGTAA